A window of Conexivisphaerales archaeon contains these coding sequences:
- a CDS encoding LLM class flavin-dependent oxidoreductase, with product MPKKIGLAVAGNIPLAELAVFTEKAEAAGFDSVWIHETYFMRDAITQLAVAAAHTKRIRLATGCINPYTRNTTVIAMTLATLNEFAPRRLILGLGTGYPFRLSQMGIHIHSPPLDLMKRVQEIRQLLHGNAILNGSKLMFTSSFTEIPVFIGGRKPGMLKITGRIADGYIAAPAESVQSLKILIQKVEDSAKYYGRKDRISVAANILTHVSKDADRGYEEARKDPFMVYMMSVMEDDTLLASGFELECKKGIAERYFSGRIQEASELVSDDMLDAFAVVGKKEEVIDKLEKFYNAGIDLPLILPIKTDKDSINSIIETGSAIAQCI from the coding sequence ATGCCTAAAAAGATAGGCCTTGCGGTTGCTGGAAATATACCTTTAGCTGAGCTTGCTGTTTTTACAGAGAAGGCAGAAGCAGCTGGGTTTGATTCCGTCTGGATTCATGAGACGTATTTTATGAGAGATGCTATAACTCAATTAGCCGTAGCCGCTGCTCACACAAAAAGGATTAGGCTTGCTACAGGCTGCATAAACCCCTATACCAGGAATACTACTGTTATAGCAATGACATTAGCTACACTCAATGAATTTGCGCCTCGTAGGTTGATTCTTGGTCTAGGAACAGGTTATCCTTTCAGGCTAAGCCAAATGGGAATACATATACATAGCCCTCCTCTGGACCTTATGAAGAGAGTTCAGGAGATACGTCAGCTTCTCCATGGCAACGCTATATTGAATGGGTCAAAGCTGATGTTCACTAGCTCATTTACGGAGATTCCCGTATTTATTGGAGGGAGGAAGCCTGGGATGCTAAAGATTACGGGAAGGATAGCAGACGGATACATAGCTGCACCTGCTGAGTCAGTACAGTCGCTTAAAATTCTAATACAGAAGGTTGAAGATTCTGCAAAGTATTATGGTAGGAAGGACAGAATCAGTGTAGCTGCAAACATTTTAACCCATGTTTCAAAGGATGCTGATCGTGGGTATGAAGAAGCAAGAAAGGATCCGTTTATGGTATACATGATGTCTGTTATGGAGGATGATACGCTCTTGGCCAGCGGTTTCGAATTAGAATGCAAGAAGGGAATAGCTGAAAGGTATTTCAGCGGAAGGATTCAAGAAGCTTCAGAGTTGGTAAGTGATGATATGCTTGATGCCTTTGCTGTCGTAGGGAAAAAAGAAGAGGTGATAGATAAGCTAGAAAAGTTTTACAACGCAGGGATAGATCTTCCACTTATCTTACCAATAAAGACGGATAAGGATTCGATTAACAGCATAATAGAGACAGGTTCTGCCATCGCTCAATGTATTTAA